One window from the genome of Commensalibacter oyaizuii encodes:
- the thiS gene encoding sulfur carrier protein ThiS, whose product MKIYLNGQDIETQAETLMVLFQEQKIDSTAIATAVNGDFVPRTAYETTKLTQGAKVEVLSPMQGG is encoded by the coding sequence ATGAAGATTTATTTAAATGGTCAAGATATTGAAACACAGGCAGAAACATTAATGGTGCTATTTCAAGAACAAAAAATTGATAGTACAGCTATTGCAACCGCAGTAAACGGCGACTTTGTGCCTAGAACCGCTTATGAAACGACAAAATTAACGCAAGGGGCAAAGGTCGAAGTGCTTTCCCCGATGCAAGGGGGATAG
- a CDS encoding thiazole synthase, with translation MIYGYELNSRLLLGTAGYPSPDILAKAIMESETDIITVSLRREGSAGEGFRHLLSQVKKRFLPNTAGCYTVKEAVTTAHMAREVFNTTWIKLEVIGHADTLQPDPFALVEAARILCQDGFEVFPYTTEDLIVGDKLLEAGCKVLMPWGAPIGSGQGLRNIEGLRTMRSYFSDVPLIIDAGIGAPSQAVQAMEMGFDAILLNTAVAKAKDPIMMAGAFRDAIKAGHKGYQAGVMEKRNMAYTSTPAYGLADLS, from the coding sequence ATGATTTACGGTTATGAATTGAATTCCAGATTATTATTGGGTACGGCTGGATATCCTTCACCAGATATCTTAGCCAAGGCTATTATGGAATCCGAAACGGATATTATTACGGTCAGCCTTAGGCGCGAAGGGTCTGCGGGGGAGGGATTTCGTCATCTTCTAAGTCAGGTAAAAAAACGGTTTTTACCTAATACGGCAGGATGTTATACGGTTAAGGAAGCTGTTACGACCGCCCACATGGCCAGAGAGGTTTTTAATACGACTTGGATCAAGTTAGAAGTGATAGGTCATGCGGATACGCTGCAGCCAGATCCTTTTGCTTTGGTAGAAGCCGCACGAATTTTATGTCAAGATGGGTTTGAGGTATTTCCTTATACGACCGAGGATTTAATTGTCGGTGATAAATTGCTAGAGGCAGGTTGCAAGGTTTTAATGCCGTGGGGTGCCCCTATTGGTTCTGGACAGGGACTGCGCAATATTGAGGGTTTACGGACGATGCGTTCTTATTTTTCAGATGTTCCGTTAATCATTGATGCGGGTATCGGTGCCCCAAGTCAGGCCGTGCAGGCAATGGAAATGGGGTTTGACGCAATTTTATTAAATACTGCTGTGGCCAAAGCTAAAGATCCCATTATGATGGCAGGGGCTTTCCGAGATGCTATTAAAGCAGGTCATAAAGGATATCAAGCTGGGGTGATGGAAAAACGCAATATGGCTTATACCTCTACCCCTGCTTATGGTTTGGCGGATTTGAGCTAG
- a CDS encoding thiamine phosphate synthase encodes MEKFYLVTGSVNLLKLLVPVGVKLVQLRIKDAPIDQLRQQITEAKLCCQQYGATLVLNDYWQLALELGIDFVHLGQEDLQNADFSALRRANIRFGLSTHDEAELELALSLTPAYVALGPVYPTKLKKMKWGPQGLHRVRLWKQIAGQTPLVAIGGITPQRVAGVLGMGADSVAVVTDIQLALDPVARCQEWLRAIKKVDYATI; translated from the coding sequence ATGGAGAAATTTTATTTGGTCACAGGATCAGTTAATTTATTGAAATTACTTGTTCCTGTTGGGGTAAAATTGGTACAATTGCGAATAAAGGATGCGCCAATCGATCAATTGCGACAACAAATAACTGAGGCCAAGTTATGTTGCCAACAATATGGGGCGACGTTGGTTTTGAATGATTATTGGCAATTGGCGTTAGAGTTGGGTATTGATTTTGTGCATTTGGGGCAGGAAGATCTACAGAACGCTGATTTTTCTGCATTGCGTCGTGCGAATATACGATTTGGGCTATCAACACACGATGAAGCAGAATTAGAGCTGGCATTATCTTTAACCCCTGCTTATGTGGCGTTGGGACCCGTATATCCAACAAAATTAAAAAAAATGAAATGGGGGCCTCAGGGTCTACACCGTGTCCGTTTGTGGAAGCAGATAGCAGGACAAACCCCTCTAGTCGCCATTGGCGGGATTACCCCCCAACGTGTTGCTGGGGTCTTGGGTATGGGGGCGGATAGTGTTGCTGTTGTAACTGATATCCAATTGGCGTTGGATCCCGTGGCACGATGTCAGGAATGGCTGCGTGCCATTAAAAAGGTTGATTATGCAACGATATGA